GGCCGACGGCTGGCTCCTCACCGACCTCGAGTCCACGAACGGCACGTTCGTCAACGGTCAGAAGGTGACCGTTCCCGTGATCATCGCGGAGCGGACGCCGATCACGATCGGGACGACGACGTTCGAGCTGCGGCGGTAACCCGGGATGACCGCTCGCACGCTGAGCGCCGCTGTGTCCCACGTCGGACGCATCCGCGCGAACAACCAGGACTCCGGCTACGCCGGACAGCACCTGTTCGCGGTGGCCGACGGCATGGGCGGGCACGCGGGCGGTGACGTCGCCTCGGCGATCGCGATCCGCCGCATCAGGGAGGTCGACCGCGAGTTCCCGTCGGCGCACGACGCCGAGTTCGCACTGCAGTCGGCGCTGATCGCGGCGAACCAGCTCATCACCGAGACGGTGTTCGAGCACCAGGAACTCACCGGCATGGGCACCACGGTGTCCGCGATGATCCGGGTCGGCGAACAGATCGCCATCGCGCACATCGGCGACTCGCGCATCTACCGGCACCGCGACGGCGAGCTCCAGCAGATCACCTCCGACCACACCTTCGTGCAGCGGCTCGTGGACAGCGGCCGGATCACGCCTGAAGAGGCCGCGGTGCACCCGCGACGCTCCGTCCTCATGCGGGTGCTCGGCGACGTCGACGCCGCGCCGGAGGTCGACACCGCGATCATGGACATCCAGCCGGGCGACCGCTGGCTGCTCTGCTCCGACGGTCTCTCGTCGTACCTGGCCGAAGAGCGCATCCGGCACGCGCTCGCGTCGAACATGGACGCGAACCAGGTCACGCAGCGCCTCGTGAAGGAGACGCTCGACCACGGCGCGCCCGACAACGTGACGGTCGTCGTGATGGACGTCACCGACACCGAGCCCGACGACGACGACGACGCGGCCACCACGGTCGGGTCCGCGGCGGCACCGCTCACGTTCGAGGCGTCGACCGGCCGCAAGCCGATCCGCCTCCCCACCATCCTGCTCCACCCGCTCAAGGTCACGACCGCCCCCGAGGACTCGCACTTCGAGCCCGAGTCCGACCAGTTCTTCGCCGAGCTCATCGCCGAGGACCGCCGTCGCCGGATCCGCCGTCGTGTCTCGTGGACCATCGCGCTCGTCGTGGCCGTCGCCGCACTCGTCGGCGCCGTCTTCCTCGGCTGGCGGATCATCCAGGACCACTACTACGTCGGGACCGACCGCGGCACCGTCGCGATCTACAAGGGCGTGCAGCAGTCGATCGGGCCGATCGCGCTGTCCGACGTGTACGAGGACACCGACATCTCGGTGTCCGGGTTGCCGGAGTACACCCGCGAGAACGTCCGCTCGACGATCAACGCGCAGTCGCTCGACGACGCCCGTGACATCGTCGACCGGCTGCGGAAGGCCGCCGAGACCGGTCAGGACCAGGCGGGCACCGGCGGAGACGGCGGATCACCGTCTCCGACGCCCTCCTCGTCCCCGACGAAGTCGCCGTCGCCGTCACCAGGGGCGAAGCGATGAGCAGCGCCACCGCCCAGTCCTTCACGCAGGCGATCACGATCAAGCTGCGGGAGCCCGCCCGCGCCCGCAACCTCGAGCTCGTGCTGCTCGTCATCGCGTGCGGCATCTGCGCCGGCGCGATGGTCCTCGTGCAGCTCGGCACGAAGGGCAAGCTGTTCGACACCTCGGTGCTCTGGGTCGGCGCCGGCATCCTCGGGCTCGCGCTCGTGATGCACGTCGTGCTGCGAATCGTCGCGAAGAACGCCGACCCGTTCATCCTGCCGGTCGCACTCGTGCTGAACGGCATCGGGATCGCCGAGATCTACCGCATCGACGTCCACAACGGCCTGACCGGCTGGGGCGCGATCGGCGTGAAGCAGATCGTCTGGACGATGCTCGCGATGGTCCTGGCGATCATCACGGTCTCGGTCGTCCGGAACCACCGGTTCCTGCAGCGGTACCGCTACATCTTCATGTTCCTGACGATCGCGCTGTTGCTCCTGCCGATGCTGCCGGGCATCGGACTCAACGTGAACGGTGCGCGGGTCTGGATCAAGCTCGGCTCGTTCACCTTCCAGCCGGGCGAGCTCGCCAAGATCACGATGGCGCTGTTCTTCGCCGGCTACCTCGTCACCGCACGGGACTCGCTGTCGATCGTCGGCCGGAAGTTCCTCGGCATGACGTTCCCGCGGGCGCGTGACCTCGGGCCGATCCTCGTGATGTGGGCCGCGGCCATGGGCGTCCTGGTCTTCCAGCGCGACCTCGGCACCGCACTGCTCTACTTCGGCCTGTTCCTCGTGATGATCTACGTCGCGACGGCGCGGCTGAGCTGGGTCCTCATCGGGCTCGTGCTGTTCGTGGGTGGCGCGCTCGTCGCCCAGTCCGTGCTCGTCTACGTGCACGGCCGGTTCGAGCAGTGGCTCGACCCGTTCAACCAGGAGATCTTCACCCGGCAGACCCAGGGCAGCTACCAGCTCGTGCAGGGCCTGTTCGGCTTCGCGAACGGCGGGATCACGGGCACCGGTCTCGGCCAGGGGCGTCCGTACATCACCCCGGTCGCCAACGCGGACTACATCATCGCCTCCCTGGGTGAGGAACTCGGCCTGATCGGCGTCTTCGCGATCCTCGCCCTGTTCATCATCCTGGCGTCGCGAGGCCTCCGCGTCGGGTTCATGGCGCAGGACGACTTCGGCAAGCTGCTCGGCGTGGGCTTCGGCTTCATCATCGCGCTGCAGGTGTTCGTCGTCGTCGGCGGCATCACCCGGGTCATCCCGGTCACCGGCCTCACGACGCCGTTCATGGCGGCCGGTGGTTCGTCCCTCGTCGCCAACTGGATCATCGCCGCGATGCTGCTGCGCCTGACCGATGCAATCCCCGCCGAACAGCGCGTGCAGCAGGGTGCGATCCCGGCTGCTCGTGGTCGCGGGACGACCAGGAAGGAGCGCAGCCGGTGAACCGACAGCTCCGCGGTGTCTCGACCGTCATCGTGCTCATGTTCGTCGCACTCTTCGTGTCGACGACCTCCATCCAGTTCTTCTCGGCCGACTCCCTCCGCGCGGACTCGCGGAACTCCCGGACGATCCTCGCCAGCTACTCCACGAAGCGCGGCGCGATCCTCGTCAACGGCAGTCCCATCGCCGAGTCGACCCCGGTGGACGACCAGTACCAGTACCAGCGGAAGTACACGAACGGCGACCTGTACTCGGCCGTCACCGGGTACTTCACGATCGGCCAGGGCAACTCCGGCATCGAGGGCGCCGAGAACACCGTGCTCTCCGGCAACTCCGACGCCTCGTTCTTCCAGAACCTCAACGCGATCCTGACCGGCCAGGACGTCCAGGGCGACAACGTCAACCTGACGATCGACCCGGACGTCCAGAAGGCCGCGTACGACGCACTGGGCGACAACACCGGTGCCGTCGTCGCGATCCAGCCGAAGACCGGCAAGATCCTCGCGATGGTGTCGAAGCAGAGCTACGACCCGAACACGCTGACGTCACACGACACGCAGAACGTCATCGACCAGTACAAGGCGCTCGAGTCGAACGCCGCGAAGCCCCTGCAGAACCGGGCCATCGGCGGCGACCTGTACACGCCCGGGTCGGTCTTCAAGCTCGTCGTGGCGTCCGCGGCGCTCGAGGGCGGCAAGTACAACCTCGACTCCGAGTTCCCGAACCCGTCGCGGCTGCAGCTGCCCGGCACGAGCACGTACATCAACAACGCCGAGGGCGGCTCGTGCGGCGGCGGCGACAAGGTCAAGCTGCGCACGGCGATCCAGTACTCGTGCAACATCCCCTTCGCGGAGCTCGGCCAGAAGCTCGGCTACGACGCGATCAAGAGCATGGCCGACAAGTACGGCTTCGGCGACGCGATCGAGGTCCCGATGCGCGCCACGGCCAGCCAGTACCCCGACGTCAGCGACGACACCGCGCAGCTCATGCTGAGCTCGTTCGGCCAGGCCAGCGTCCGGGTGTCCCCGCTGCAGATGGCCATGGTCTCCGCCGGCATCGCGAACGGTGGCAAGGTCATGCAGCCCTCGCTCGTCGACTCGATCACGACGAGCGACCTGAAGACCGTCGAGTCCTTCTCCCCGAAGCAGTACAGCGACCCGCTCTCGTCGTCCGAGGCGAGTGACCTCACCGAGGCCATGCAGAGCGTCGTCAGCTCGGGGACCGGCACCAATGCCAAGATCGACGGTGTCGACGTCGCAGGGAAGACGGGCACGGCCGAAGGCGGCACGGGCGATCCCTACACACTCTGGTTCACGGGCTTCGCCCCGGCGAAGGACCCGGAGGTGGCCGTCGCGGTCGTCGTCGGGAACGGCGGCGGACTCGGGCAGTCCGGAGTCGGC
The sequence above is a segment of the Curtobacterium sp. BH-2-1-1 genome. Coding sequences within it:
- a CDS encoding Stp1/IreP family PP2C-type Ser/Thr phosphatase, with protein sequence MTARTLSAAVSHVGRIRANNQDSGYAGQHLFAVADGMGGHAGGDVASAIAIRRIREVDREFPSAHDAEFALQSALIAANQLITETVFEHQELTGMGTTVSAMIRVGEQIAIAHIGDSRIYRHRDGELQQITSDHTFVQRLVDSGRITPEEAAVHPRRSVLMRVLGDVDAAPEVDTAIMDIQPGDRWLLCSDGLSSYLAEERIRHALASNMDANQVTQRLVKETLDHGAPDNVTVVVMDVTDTEPDDDDDAATTVGSAAAPLTFEASTGRKPIRLPTILLHPLKVTTAPEDSHFEPESDQFFAELIAEDRRRRIRRRVSWTIALVVAVAALVGAVFLGWRIIQDHYYVGTDRGTVAIYKGVQQSIGPIALSDVYEDTDISVSGLPEYTRENVRSTINAQSLDDARDIVDRLRKAAETGQDQAGTGGDGGSPSPTPSSSPTKSPSPSPGAKR
- a CDS encoding FtsW/RodA/SpoVE family cell cycle protein, yielding MSSATAQSFTQAITIKLREPARARNLELVLLVIACGICAGAMVLVQLGTKGKLFDTSVLWVGAGILGLALVMHVVLRIVAKNADPFILPVALVLNGIGIAEIYRIDVHNGLTGWGAIGVKQIVWTMLAMVLAIITVSVVRNHRFLQRYRYIFMFLTIALLLLPMLPGIGLNVNGARVWIKLGSFTFQPGELAKITMALFFAGYLVTARDSLSIVGRKFLGMTFPRARDLGPILVMWAAAMGVLVFQRDLGTALLYFGLFLVMIYVATARLSWVLIGLVLFVGGALVAQSVLVYVHGRFEQWLDPFNQEIFTRQTQGSYQLVQGLFGFANGGITGTGLGQGRPYITPVANADYIIASLGEELGLIGVFAILALFIILASRGLRVGFMAQDDFGKLLGVGFGFIIALQVFVVVGGITRVIPVTGLTTPFMAAGGSSLVANWIIAAMLLRLTDAIPAEQRVQQGAIPAARGRGTTRKERSR
- a CDS encoding penicillin-binding protein 2, which gives rise to MNRQLRGVSTVIVLMFVALFVSTTSIQFFSADSLRADSRNSRTILASYSTKRGAILVNGSPIAESTPVDDQYQYQRKYTNGDLYSAVTGYFTIGQGNSGIEGAENTVLSGNSDASFFQNLNAILTGQDVQGDNVNLTIDPDVQKAAYDALGDNTGAVVAIQPKTGKILAMVSKQSYDPNTLTSHDTQNVIDQYKALESNAAKPLQNRAIGGDLYTPGSVFKLVVASAALEGGKYNLDSEFPNPSRLQLPGTSTYINNAEGGSCGGGDKVKLRTAIQYSCNIPFAELGQKLGYDAIKSMADKYGFGDAIEVPMRATASQYPDVSDDTAQLMLSSFGQASVRVSPLQMAMVSAGIANGGKVMQPSLVDSITTSDLKTVESFSPKQYSDPLSSSEASDLTEAMQSVVSSGTGTNAKIDGVDVAGKTGTAEGGTGDPYTLWFTGFAPAKDPEVAVAVVVGNGGGLGQSGVGNTVAAPVAKKVMEAVLNK